From a single Octopus sinensis linkage group LG5, ASM634580v1, whole genome shotgun sequence genomic region:
- the LOC115211579 gene encoding uncharacterized protein LOC115211579 isoform X2, with amino-acid sequence MRVSCRISLWAIVLLLYLETVVSQLSDKSNMGQFDKWSFLPENTPDKLKQHSNEARYVRAPQTLVPRWKKRIGFAGLDNMDVMTSVLEHTRQKDTSMDLRKIRNHNPLLHLSPMDVRRLLEAGK; translated from the exons ATGCGAGTTTCCTGTAGAATAAGCTTATGGGCAATTGTTTTATTGCTGTACCTAGAAACAGTCGTATCTCAGCTGAGTGATAAATCTAATATGGGACAATTCGACAAGTGGTCTTTCCTGCCAGAAAATACTCCAGATAAACTCAAACAACACTCGAATGAAGCTCGCTATGTAAGAGCGCCAC AAACTTTGGTACCCAGATGGAAGAAACGAATTG GATTCGCTGGTTTGGATAATATGGATGTCATGACCTCCGTTTTAGAGCATACTCGGCAAAAAGACACCTCCATGGACTTAAGGAAAATACGAAATCATAACCCACTTCTACATTTGTCTCCGATGGATGTCCGCCGGCTGTTGGAAGCCGGCAAATAA